One genomic window of Paenibacillus xylanilyticus includes the following:
- a CDS encoding ROK family protein, translated as MTKGTMTEPNTNQVYRIGIDVGGTNTDAALLDSNLHCVHKVKVHTTADVNEGIVEAVRRLLQESGVNGADIRYAMLGTTHCTNAIVERKHLGRVGLIRIGAPATTAVPPLAGWDESLRAAVGPHSYIASGGYEYDGRKIASLDEAEIAELANRMKGEVDAVAVCGVFAPVNRDQEKRVGKIIRQVLGADMPVTYSSEIGSIGLLERENASVLNAALLQVIAGVVRGFEEALNGFGIHAQLYICQNDGTLMKSEYALRYPILTIACGPTNSIRGAAHLSGLTDALVVDIGGTTTDIGVLVQGFPRQSSAAVDIGGIRTNFRMPDILSIGLGGGTIVRLDDAGGVTVGPDSVGYELTKRARIFGGDTLTTTDVAVKLGRAVWPGTNADAVDEAVCRKVDAVMQQSLEDAIDRMKTSADPVDVILVGGGSLLVPETLAGASRIIRPDNYDAANAIGAALGEVSGESERIYSLDDWRYDDVMQDAKESAVNEATAAGANPETVQIVSVEDIPIAYLPGNALLVKVKAAGKL; from the coding sequence ATGACCAAGGGAACTATGACTGAACCAAACACAAATCAGGTGTACCGGATCGGCATTGATGTGGGTGGAACGAATACGGACGCCGCCCTGCTCGATTCCAACTTGCACTGCGTGCACAAGGTCAAGGTCCATACGACTGCTGACGTGAACGAAGGCATTGTAGAGGCTGTTCGCCGCCTGCTGCAGGAGAGCGGCGTGAACGGCGCAGACATTCGCTACGCGATGCTTGGCACCACGCACTGCACGAATGCGATCGTGGAACGCAAGCATCTCGGCCGTGTTGGCCTGATCCGTATTGGCGCTCCGGCAACGACAGCCGTTCCGCCGCTTGCTGGCTGGGACGAATCGCTGCGTGCCGCGGTTGGACCGCATAGCTATATCGCCTCTGGCGGTTATGAGTATGATGGCCGCAAGATTGCAAGTCTGGATGAAGCTGAGATTGCTGAACTGGCCAACCGGATGAAGGGCGAGGTTGACGCTGTAGCGGTGTGTGGGGTCTTTGCCCCAGTGAACCGTGACCAAGAGAAGCGGGTTGGCAAGATCATCCGCCAAGTGCTGGGTGCTGACATGCCAGTTACCTATTCCAGTGAGATTGGCAGCATCGGACTGCTTGAGCGGGAGAATGCATCTGTGCTGAACGCAGCGCTGCTGCAGGTCATTGCGGGTGTCGTGCGCGGCTTTGAAGAAGCGCTGAACGGCTTTGGCATCCATGCGCAGCTATACATTTGCCAGAATGACGGCACGTTAATGAAGAGCGAATATGCGCTCCGTTATCCGATTCTGACGATTGCCTGCGGACCGACGAATTCCATTCGCGGCGCTGCACACCTGTCCGGGCTGACGGATGCGCTGGTCGTCGACATTGGCGGTACAACAACGGATATTGGCGTGCTAGTGCAAGGCTTCCCGCGCCAGTCCTCGGCAGCAGTGGATATCGGCGGCATTCGTACGAATTTCCGGATGCCTGACATTTTGTCCATTGGTCTCGGTGGCGGTACCATTGTCCGGTTGGATGACGCTGGTGGTGTAACGGTTGGCCCCGACAGCGTTGGCTATGAGCTGACGAAACGGGCCCGCATCTTCGGCGGTGATACGCTGACAACGACGGACGTGGCGGTGAAGCTGGGCCGGGCCGTATGGCCGGGCACCAACGCGGATGCGGTGGACGAAGCCGTGTGCCGCAAGGTGGATGCCGTCATGCAGCAGAGCCTGGAGGACGCCATTGACCGGATGAAAACGAGTGCCGATCCGGTCGATGTCATTCTGGTTGGCGGCGGCAGCCTGCTGGTGCCGGAGACACTCGCCGGGGCGAGCCGAATCATCCGGCCAGACAACTATGATGCGGCGAACGCGATCGGTGCAGCACTGGGAGAGGTTAGCGGCGAGTCGGAGCGTATCTATTCACTGGACGACTGGAGATATGACGACGTCATGCAGGATGCCAAGGAAAGCGCCGTGAACGAGGCGACGGCAGCTGGCGCGAACCCGGAGACGGTACAGATTGTGTCCGTCGAGGACATTCCGATTGCCTATTTGCCAGGCAACGCACTGCTCGTGAAAGTGAAGGCTGCGGGTAAGCTGTAA